Within Ptiloglossa arizonensis isolate GNS036 chromosome 8, iyPtiAriz1_principal, whole genome shotgun sequence, the genomic segment GGACTTGATAAAAAACGCTGCATTCACGTCTCTAAACGGCGTCAATCTTTCTCTTCTGGCGGAGAAATTGTACACAGAGAATCTAACGAAAGACTCCGACGAAGTGTGGAATTGGAATCTTCTTTTCACGCAAGTTTCCTCCGAAATCAATAGCGAGACACAAAAGAAGATTCCTGCTTGAACGTCATATGTCAATATTACATCGATGTACTAGTATTgtaatggaaaaaataaatcgaaaactatTGTAAAAGAGGAATTACATTCGTAAAAGTTTTTTCATAAAGAATTGCATGTGTTCAAAAAACATGGCAAACTGCTATCTACAGTGCCTGTATATGGAAGTGACAAATTATAACCTCGTCTGACCTATTCGATTGCCCCCCAATTTGGAAATCGCGGTAGTTCGAGGAGCGACGTGAAGACTCGACCGTGCAGGCGTGCAAATCCGAGGTTACACGAACCACGAACTTGAACGCGCAATCGGGAGCCGAACACAAGCTACTTGAAGCGACCACGTGACAACACCCACTGAGCAGATCTGCCACAATTTCTACGTTAGCGATCAATGTTCAGCTGTGCCATCACTAGCACACACTTCCAGAGGAAACTTTTCGGTTCTCGTATATAAAGGAATGTAACCCCGACCGAGCACTATCGAGAAACTTGCCGCGGTAATTTTATTGTATAGTGAATCGTTTGGggataaaaattgttctttttttaaccGAATAACATTAtaacgtttgaaaaaaatttattaaacactaTTGAAGCTCTTATACGGTAATTATTTAACGTTTACGTAAATAATATATCCGGACGATCAATCCTGTAGCCACCTAGGGAGCGAATGTAGAAGCTCAAGTtacgaaaccgagaatcgatacCGAGGGACGCGTTGGTCGATGCTTCGAGTATCGAATATGCCGGCGCTACGAGTTTGAATTTGGCAGAACCGTGCAACGATGACCAGTTTGCATTAGAATTATACTATCCGTATGTTTACGCAAAATACCAAATTAACGAGCACCGAAAAAGATTCCTCCGATTCTAGGTTTAAAGGCTCTAATGCATTGCGATGGGTATAGTACATGCGTCGACGAAGAAATTAGAGGAATCAAACGAAACATCCAACGAACCGCAAGATAAAGGGCCGGGAAATCCAGGAAGTTTCGAGGACCTCCATATAAGGGTGAAGGACTTGTATCCTCCAAACTTTGAGGGAGCACGGTTGACGATCAACAAAATACTTAGCGAGTATTTCAGCGTGACTCATTCGATCACTCTGAGCTCCGTGACACCATCCGGTTACAAATTCGGTGCCAAATACGTCGGTACTAAGACGGTGGGTCCAATAGAGAAATACCCTATTATCACGGGCGAGATTTCTCCAAGTGGATACTTGACCGCTGCGTTCGTGCACACATTAGGTTGTAGATTAAGGTACAAATTGTCGGCCCAAGTCTCCGATGGGAAATACAAAGCGTCGAGTTCGAGTTTGGAATATCGTGCGAATGATTTTACGGTGGCGGTAACCATAGCCAATCCACGAATCGTCAAGAAGCAAGGGACGATAGTAATGCATTTTTTGCAATCGATCACTTCGAGGATCGCGTTAGGAACGGAGATTGCGTGCCTTCGCGGCTCTAAAGTACCTGGTGGTCAACAAACCGTCATGTGCATGGCTTTCAGGTACAGCACAGGACCTACCACGTTATCCGGTACCATTGGCGAGGCGGGCTTGCACTTATGTTACCATCGCAAGGCCAGCTCGCAACTAGAACTCGGTGTCGAGTTAGAGACAAACATGCGTACTCATTACTCGATCGCTACTATTGTTTACCGTGTAGACGTCCCGTATGCGGACCTCGTGTTCCGCGGGATTGTCAATTCAGAGACTACCGTCGGTGGCGTGTTCGAAAAGAGATTGTACCCGATACCAGAGTCTTCACTGATCATTAGCGCCCTCTTGAATCATCAGAAACAGCAATTTCGAGTAGGCGTCGGTCTTAACATTGGATAATGATATGATATATCGTTGTTTACGGGAATTCGCCGCGCGTAATATTATCGTTGTTGTCTCGCATACGACATCATCGTCTGTAAATACGATAGAAAGGAATATCgatgataaaaagaaattaacgtaagatggttttattatttttcgaaaaattacaaattgaaaaaaacCTTTTATATTGCTATAACCGCCGTCGTACAATACTTCGTAATAATATCTAAAGAGCGCGGTATGTTCGAAGAACATCAATGTTTGCACTAATGTGATATCTAAGGTGCGCTCTGTATGTATAAAAACTTTGATGTATAACGCACGTACACTGATAAAGGTAGAATTCTAGAAGAATAAAACCTTTATCTAATTGGATCGAAGTTAAATGCAAGTGTCCAGCACTCTGATACTGTTACATTTACCATCAAAACTGTTTTTCATGAACCATTAatcgaatacatttttttagTCGTCTCCGTTCGCTATCCCCTCGTCCAAGTCATCGTACTCGTGGAAAGCGGTGGTCTTCAACTTGTCAAAATGtacttcaaacttttcgctcaGAAGTCCATTTTCATCAGCGTGTTCTAAAATATCACAGATTAACGGTGATTCAACTCCCAGTACGTATTCGCATGTTTTTGGTTCAagcaaaaaaagagaaacactcGATGGACTGGCGGCGTGACCCTCAACGCACTTTAATTTTACCTGAAAATCAAATTCTTGTTTATTGCGTTAAATTTTTACAGTTATAAAATTCTTGATTTATTCTTGTTTTGTGCAACATACTTCGGTTTGTCTCAACTTGCCGGTCTTATCACACAAATATCCATCGCTATAAAAATGGGAAAGTTGTTTTCGTAGTTCCGGTGACTTTGGTTTTTTATATGGATGGGTGGCAATCCAGTCCAAGTGTTTCTGCTTATCGAATTTACCGAGATTTACTATAGTCTGTGTACCATCGCGCTCTACGTGATATTGAACCACCGAACGCCCATAGCAAAATTCATATTTCCACCATCCGTTGCCCTGTTCGTGACAATTAGATGTTATTCCCTTAAATATTATTAGAATATGTCATGCAAAAGAAAATACTTACCCCGTGTAAACAATTCTTTCCGCTCAAGAAATTTTTTATCGGACTAACTTCAGCTGGACTGATACCTTGATCTGCTAATGAATTTATAGTATCATCGATATTATTATGATTATCGGTAATATCGACAGGTTGTATTTCGACCCTAACGCGTCGCTCGCCATCCTGAAATGAGTATAAAtatcgattaaattattatttatggtACGCGTCAAATGAACAACCTTACGACAATTACGATCAATGTTAATATCAACTTAATGAGATTGTTAGGAACATAAACACTCTACGTATATTAAAACTTCTTTTTAACTGATAATGAGAAcaagaagaatgaaattttatattacatcAAAAAACGGTTATACAAActgatttttaatattaaaactttttgaatttattttgagCATACATGCATCATTTAGCGTCTGATTTTAAAGTTTTTACGGtatatagacttaacaattgttGGTATTCCGTAGCTGCTTAAAACAATGTGATAAGCGAAAATGACAGACATGTAAAATGCTGTAAGTTTAGTTGCGATGAAGTAAAGCATAAGTGCATTGTACCGCAAAATATATAATGGTGCATAAATAGCATTTGTAATATTATCTTATCGTTGCTTTAAAAAATAGGTtcttttaaaagaaacaaatatatgTAGAAAAGGAAGGGACAGAATGAGATACACATTAATGATGACAAATGACGAGAACACCAAGTGCTTTAGCCTGTCcccaaaattacaaaatattctgACCTGGCCCTCCTTATCTACATGCAAGATCACATTGATTTTCTGCAGCTTCTCATCCTGTGCAACAAAAATAAATTGAGTATATAGAcaataaatgaacaaaaaatgaattatttaatattatgaaAACTTAAAATTGACAAAACATAATTTAGTGTTTTACATGGACAAAGTGCATTGCACAATATTTGTGTGTATTTAAGATCTATTCTTATTTGAATACATTTTGAATGTTTTGCATAAATCGTTAACAAAAGTTATTACTACCATACAtaggaaataaatagaaaaacatactttattttaaataagaatattatacatatacgaCACAAGCATagtcaaaaataaataattaaaaataaagaatgCGTAGAAGAGGATTTTACCGTCACTTTTTGATGTCGCAGTTTCAAACTTTCGTTCTCCAATGCGATAAGAGCTTTTGGCTTCTGTGGCGCCGAATCAACCGGTCgacatttaatttcattttccctTGTATCCTGTGGTTTGTAGTCAGGGTGAATGCATAGTGTAGGAGAAAGAACAATAACCTCGTATTCACAGCTAATAGTTTCTTTCACAGAAAATAATTCATGTTTATCGTGTTGGTAGCACACATACAGAACTTTAACTTTTCGTGGTTTGTTATTTAAGTTGCAAACTGTCCCACCACCCATTTCAATTTCTACATAGGGCATATTGATTCCATCGACTTTCTTAATTGGTATATTCTTTTTCCCAATAGGACTCTCTTCTTGTTTTGCATATTCAGCCAGGAGCTTTAATTCTTGTGATTTATAAAAAgtacccaaataatattcttgtgTTTTCACTCTTTTCCCATCTCTATCTTCGTGATATTGACGTACAAAACGTCCATGACATAATTCGTATGTCCAATAAGATTCAAGCTAGATCAATCATATTAgttttacataaaataatataattaacaagtttaaatgttaataaattttgttttacgtACTCTGTAGGAGCACGTGTTGAGACTAAATAATGcttgtaaaattttcatcggATTTGGTCCAATGTATTCTTCATCGTAATCTTGCTCCTGATTTGTAGTATCGGGAATCAAACACTGATAGCGTTCATTATTTGCAGTTGTTATAAAATAAGGTTTTACATTTGTTCGAGGTTCCTGTAAAAAATGTAGGCTCGATTAatctaaaaagaaaataaaatactttaaaataatattttaacttcTTTCTGTACTTATACGTACTAATAAGTCGGAACTAGCTTTCCCTGCCCAATTAATTTTAAAGAAGACTGTGTCGTCAAAACTTCTAAGATCATGTCCATATACAATAGCAATTATGATACAGAACACAATGCAAATATTAGAGTGTTTccacatttttataaaattgcaaTTATTTCACCATATTTTTAGTCGATGTGTATATTATGATATTTACGAATATGTGACGTCAGCAATATCAAAGATAATTTACTGTCACTACCGTAATTCAGTAAGAGTATTTCTAACGCGTTAAATGAAAACACTGAAGGGTATATCCGCCttcaaagaaatttaaatttcatcttTTATGAAGAGCCATTTTAAAGAGTCTTCTCGTTCAAACAATTTTCTCGTGAGATTGACAACTAGATGTACAAAATTTTCAGTCTCTACCTAGTTCCCGTTGCgtttaaattcaataattttatacCACGTAAACAGTACACGTTCacttaaattttttacactatattgttcaattttgtaCAACGAACAGTTAATGATGAAAACGTGTAATTGTTCAGCAagttttcgattttaatttcaaaccaaTTATGTTTACAATTCTGCAcaatataacaattttatattcagAAACGATGCTTCGgggtttcgaaaataaatatacagtcCTGATCTAGAAAAGACCAAGCACAGCTCAGCACAACCCACGTAAGTATACGAATGTAACGAAGAGGATTTAATGGTTCGCAGGTGGCGTTTACAACGCGTAAAAATTCGAATTCTCGCGGCAATCAATTTAATCGTATTTCATGGACTCTACTTGAAATCATCAAGTAATTTCTCTTTCAGTAATGTTAACTAATTGAAGAAGATGCAACGTTATTCGAGTCAATTCAGCGAAACAACTTTTAGTCGAGTATCTTAGTCGGTATATACAGTGCGCTCCAGGAGACCGAACGGGGCCTGCTGTTCGAAAGTTCACAGAACCGCCATTGCTACTGAGCAGCAATCTGACAGCGATCCGACGAAATCGTTCCTACAGCAAAAATTTCACAAGCCCGGTGTGCCTTCTCGATAGTATGATAGTTTAGTCCGTGATTCGTGACCGAGAATCGTGATCGGGGACTTGTCGAAGTGGAAACAGGCACCAACCAGTTCGACCTTAAAAGTCATCCGCCGTTGGCTGATCGGTTCGTGTTCTTGCGAAAGAAAACCTAAGATAATTCGAGAACGCTTGCACTTCCAGCCGAATTAACATGTCGGACACAAGACGTCGTCGAAAATCTAATCAGTCGTGCGGTTCCGACGACCTCTCGGACTCTTGCGAGGAATTGAACGCAACGAAGGAGACCCAGGTTAGCTGATGCAAAAATGTTTTCTTaactaaatatttcgaaaactgcAAGAGGAATTCGTCATTTCTTTGTTTGGTTTTCACCATTTTAAAGCTCCTGTTATTTATCGAAGTTCCTACTTTACATTTAACTGAATCAAAAGTTTGGCGGAAGACTCGATTAAGCGG encodes:
- the LOC143150044 gene encoding mitochondrial import receptor subunit TOM40 homolog 1, translating into MGIVHASTKKLEESNETSNEPQDKGPGNPGSFEDLHIRVKDLYPPNFEGARLTINKILSEYFSVTHSITLSSVTPSGYKFGAKYVGTKTVGPIEKYPIITGEISPSGYLTAAFVHTLGCRLRYKLSAQVSDGKYKASSSSLEYRANDFTVAVTIANPRIVKKQGTIVMHFLQSITSRIALGTEIACLRGSKVPGGQQTVMCMAFRYSTGPTTLSGTIGEAGLHLCYHRKASSQLELGVELETNMRTHYSIATIVYRVDVPYADLVFRGIVNSETTVGGVFEKRLYPIPESSLIISALLNHQKQQFRVGVGLNIG
- the LOC143150039 gene encoding endoplasmic reticulum lectin 1 isoform X1; amino-acid sequence: MWKHSNICIVFCIIIAIVYGHDLRSFDDTVFFKINWAGKASSDLLEPRTNVKPYFITTANNERYQCLIPDTTNQEQDYDEEYIGPNPMKILQALFSLNTCSYRLESYWTYELCHGRFVRQYHEDRDGKRVKTQEYYLGTFYKSQELKLLAEYAKQEESPIGKKNIPIKKVDGINMPYVEIEMGGGTVCNLNNKPRKVKVLYVCYQHDKHELFSVKETISCEYEVIVLSPTLCIHPDYKPQDTRENEIKCRPVDSAPQKPKALIALENESLKLRHQKVTDEKLQKINVILHVDKEGQDGERRVRVEIQPVDITDNHNNIDDTINSLADQGISPAEVSPIKNFLSGKNCLHGGNGWWKYEFCYGRSVVQYHVERDGTQTIVNLGKFDKQKHLDWIATHPYKKPKSPELRKQLSHFYSDGYLCDKTGKLRQTEVKLKCVEGHAASPSSVSLFLLEPKTCEYVLGVESPLICDILEHADENGLLSEKFEVHFDKLKTTAFHEYDDLDEGIANGDD
- the LOC143150039 gene encoding endoplasmic reticulum lectin 1 isoform X2, which produces MKILQALFSLNTCSYRLESYWTYELCHGRFVRQYHEDRDGKRVKTQEYYLGTFYKSQELKLLAEYAKQEESPIGKKNIPIKKVDGINMPYVEIEMGGGTVCNLNNKPRKVKVLYVCYQHDKHELFSVKETISCEYEVIVLSPTLCIHPDYKPQDTRENEIKCRPVDSAPQKPKALIALENESLKLRHQKVTDEKLQKINVILHVDKEGQDGERRVRVEIQPVDITDNHNNIDDTINSLADQGISPAEVSPIKNFLSGKNCLHGGNGWWKYEFCYGRSVVQYHVERDGTQTIVNLGKFDKQKHLDWIATHPYKKPKSPELRKQLSHFYSDGYLCDKTGKLRQTEVKLKCVEGHAASPSSVSLFLLEPKTCEYVLGVESPLICDILEHADENGLLSEKFEVHFDKLKTTAFHEYDDLDEGIANGDD